A genomic region of Platichthys flesus chromosome 4, fPlaFle2.1, whole genome shotgun sequence contains the following coding sequences:
- the myo7aa gene encoding myosin VIIAa isoform X2, which produces MVILQQGDYVWLDQKTGREFEVPIGAVVKLCDSGQIQVLDDEGNEHWISPQNASNIKPMHPTSIHGVEDMIRLGDLNEAGILRNLLIRYREKLIYTYTGSILVAVNPYQLLPIYTADQIRLYTNKKIGELPPHIFAIADNCYFNMQRNNRDQCCIISGESGAGKTESTKLILQFLAAISGQHSWIEQQVLEANPILEAFGNAKTIRNDNSSRFGKYIDIHFNKRGAIEGAKIEQYLLEKSRVCRQAFDERNYHIFYCMLRGMSAEEKKKLGLSKATDYTYLTTGKCTVCDGRDDLKEYSNIRSAMKVLMFTDKENGEISKLLAAILHMGNLRYEARTYDNLDACEVVRCPHLTTAATLLEVDSKDLMNCITSRTLITRGETVSTPLSIEQALDVRDAFVKGIYGRLFVWIVEKINAAIYKPPSSQPKYIRRSIGLLDIFGFENFTVNSFEQLCINFANENLQQFFVRHVFKLEQEEYNLENINWQHIEFTDNQDALDMIAIKPMNIISLIDEESKFPKGTDTTMLNKLNFQHKLHANYIPPKNNYETQFGIQHFAGVVFYETRGFLEKNRDTLYGDIIQLVHSSKNKFIKQIFQADVAMGAETRKRSPTLSSQFKRSLELLMRTLSVCQPFFVRCIKPNEYKKSMLFDRDLCVRQLRYSGMMETIRIRRAGYPIRYTFVEFVDRYRVLMPGVKPAYKQEDLRGTCHRIAVAVLGRDDDWQMGKTKIFLKDHHDMLLEIERDKAITDKVILIQKVVRGFKDRSNFLKMRKSAVFIQKTWRGYHCRKNYGAMRAGFSRLQALVRSRKLCASYHVARQRITGFQGRCRGFLVRRAFRHRLWAVITIQAGTRGMIARRLYKRLKGEYRRRLEAEKMRLAEETKLRNQMSAKKAKAEAERKHQERLAKLAKEDAEREKKEKEEARRKKEMVEQMEKARLEPVNDSDLVDKMFGFLGTTNSFPGQEGQAPAGFEDLERSHQELEVEDLDEALPLPEDDDEEDLSEYKFAKYAATYFQGSTTHTYVRRPLKQPLLFHDDEGDQLAALAVWITVLRFMGDLPEPKYHTAISDGSEKIPVMTKIYETLGKKTYKRELQALQGEGETPQSDGHKKNSVRHKLVSLTLKKKSKITEEVTKRLNDGEYGVTGNSMLEDRPTSNLEKLHFIIGNGILRPALRDEIYCQICKQLSQNPSKSSHARGWILISLCVGCFAPTEKFVKYLRNFISSGPPGYAPYCEERMRRTFANGTRTQPPSWLELQATKSKKPIMLPVTFMDGTTKTLLTDSATTAKELCLALSDKIDLRDRFGFSLYIALFDKVSSLGSGNDHVMDAVSQCEQYAKEQGAQERNAPWRLFFRKEIFTPWHCPSDDLVATNLIYQQTVRGVKFGEYRCDREDLAELASQQYYVDYGSEILMERLLSLIPSYIPDREISPSRTVEKWAHFIMAAHKKGVYTQKRFDPQKVKEEVVDFARHKWPLLFSRFYEAFKFSGPSLPKNDLIVAVNWTGVYFVDEQEQVLLELSFPEISAVSSSRKCMFMSFSVNKHILFSSGGKLQGQSFTLATIKGEEYTFTSNNAEDIRDLVVTFLEGLRKRSKFVVALQDNPNPTGEESTFLSFLKGDLILLDQDTGEQVLNSGWAHGVNERTNQRGDFPADCIYVLPTMTRPPQEVVALVTMTPDQRQESVRVSQLVLPESDDRMKPYTLEELSYDYFRPPPKHTLSRVMVTKNRGKDKLWSCTREPLKLPLLKKVVTHEELSQDACMAFIAVMKYMGDYPSKRTRSVNELTDQIFEGALKAEPLKDEIYCQILKQLTDNHVKYSEEKGWELLWLCTGLFPPSNMLLPHIQRFLQSKRHHPLSGDCMQRLHKALRNGSRKYPPHLVEVEAIQHKTTQIFHKVYFPDDTDEAFEVESSTKAKDFCQNISTRLLLKAPEGFSLFVKISDKVISVPEGDFFFDFVRHLTDWIKKSRPVKDGVVPSLTYQVFFMKKLWTSTVPGKDSFADSIFHYYQELPKYLRGYHKCSREEVFQLAALIYRVKFEDDKSHFPTIPKMLRELVPQDLIRQMSPDDWKRSVVAYFNKQAGKSREEAKLMFLKIIYKWPTFGSAFFEVKQTTEPNFPEILLIAINKQGVSLIDPKTKDILITHPFTKISNWSSGNTYFHITIGNLVRGSKLLCETSLGYKMDDLLTSYISQMLSTMNKQRSGRGQSK; this is translated from the exons ATGGTCATTCTAcagcag ggcGACTATGTCTGGTTGGACCAGAAGACCGGTCGAGAGTTCGAGGTGCCGATCGGTGCCGTGGTCAAACTCTGTGACTCAGGACAGATCCAGGTGCTGGACGatgagggaaat GAGCACTGGATCTCCCCCCAGAATGCCAGCAACATTAAACCAATGCACCCGACCTCCATCCACGGGGTGGAGGACATGATCCGGCTGGGAGACCTCAACGAAGCTGGAATTCTGCGGAACCTGCTCAtcagatacagagaaaaactcATATAC ACGTACACCGGCTCCATCCTGGTGGCCGTCAACCCGTATCAGCTGCTGCCCATCTACACCGCCGACCAGATCCGCCTCTACACCAACAAGAAGATCGGAGAGTTGCCGCCTCACATCTTTGCCATCGCAGACAACTGCTACTTCAACATGCAGAGGAACAACCGCGACCAGTGCTGCATCATCAG tggTGAGTCTGGAGCAGGGAAGACAGAAAGCACCAAGCTGATCCTTCAGTTCCTGGCAGCCATCAGTGGTCAACACTCCTGGATAGAGCAACAGGTCCTAGAGGCCAACCCTATACTAGAAg CTTTTGGAAATGCTAAAACTATCCGCAATGACAACTCGTCTCGTTTTGGAAAGTACATCGACATCCACTTCAACAAGAGAGGAGCCATCGAAGGAGCCAAGATAGAACAGTACCTGCTGGAGAAGTCCAGAGTGTGTCGACAG GCCTTCGACGAGAGGAACTACCACATCTTCTACTGCATGTTGAGAGGGATGAGcgcggaggagaagaagaagctgggcCTGAGCAAAGCTACAGACTACACCTACCTGACCACG GGAAAGTGCACAGTGTGTGACGGTCGAGACGACTTGAAGGAATACTCCAACATCCGCTCGGCCATGAAg gttctgatGTTCACAGACAAAGAGAACGGGGAGATCTCTAAACTGCTGGCTGCTATTCTACACATGGGAAACCTCCGATATGAAG cTCGGACATACGACAACCTGGACGCCTGCGAGGTCGTCCGATGTCCTCACCTCACCACTGCTGCTACGCTGCtggag gtggaCAGTAAGGACCTGATGAACTGTATCACCAGTCGGACTCTGATCACCAGAGGAGAGACCGTCTCCACACCTCTCAGTATCGAACAAGCTCTGGACGTACGAGACGCTTTCGTGAAG GGTATCTATGgacgtttgtttgtgtggattgTGGAGAAGATCAACGCCGCCATCTACAAGCCTCCATCATCACAGCCCAAATATATCAGACGCTCCATCGGACTCCTGGACATCTTCGGCTTTGAGAACTTTACTGTCaacag cttcgAGCAGCTTTGCATCAACTTTGCCAACGAGAACCTGCAGCAGTTCTTCGTGCGTCACGTCTTcaagctggagcaggaggagtacAACCTGGAGAACATCAACTGGCAGCACATCGAGTTCACCGACAACCAGGACGCCCTGGACATGATCGCCATCAAACCCATGAACATCATCTCGCTCATCGACGAGGAGAGCAAGTTCCCCAAG GGCACCGACACCACCATGTTGAACAAACTGAACTTTCAGCACAAGCTCCACGCAAACTACATCCCTCCAAAGAACAACTACGAGACTCAGTTTGGAATCCAGCACTTTGCAGGAGTGGTTTTCTACGAGACGAGAG GCTTCCTGGAAAAGAACAGAGACACTTTATACGGAGACATCATCCAGCTGGTTCACTCGTCCAAGAACAAGTTCATCAAGCAAATCTTCCAGGCTGACGTCGCCATG ggagcaGAGACCAGGAAGCGCTCGCCCACTCTGAGCAGTCAGTTTAAAAGATCCCTGGAGCTGCTGATGAGGACTCTGAGCGTCTGTCAACCGTTCTTCGTTCGCTGCATCAAACCCAACGAATACAAGAAATCCATG ttattTGACAGGgatctgtgtgtgcgtcagcTGAGGTACTCGGGTATGATGGAGACCATTCGTATCCGTCGAGCAGGATATCCCATCCGCTACACCTTCGTGGAATTTGTCGATCGCTACAGGGTCCTCATGCCCGGAGTCAAACCGGCGTATAAACAG GAGGACCTGAGGGGAACGTGTCACAGGATCGCGGTGGCGGTGCTCGGCCGAGACGACGACTGGCAGATGGGAAAGACAAAGATCTTCCTCAAG gATCATCACGACATGCTGCTGGAGATCGAGAGGGACAAGGCCATCACTGACAAGGTCATCCTCATCCAGAAGGTGGTTCGAGGCTTCAAGGACAG GTCGAACTTCCTGAAGATGAGGAAGTCGGCCGTGTTCATCCAGAAAACATGGAGAGGATATCACTGTAGGAAGAACTATGGAGCT ATGCGAGCCGGCTTCTCTCGCCTGCAGGCTCTGGTTCGCTCCAGGAAGCTGTGTGCGTCCTATCACGTGGCCCGGCAGCGGATCACGGGCTTCCAGGGCCGCTGCCGGGGGTTCCTGGTGCGCCGGGCCTTCAGGCACCGGCTGTGGGCAGTCATCACCATCCAGGCCGGCACCAGAGGCATGATCGCCCGGCGGCTGTACAAGAGGCTGAAGGGAgag tACCGCAGGAGGCTGGAGGCCGAGAAGATGCGTCTCGCTGAAGAAACCAAACTGAGGAACCAGATGTCTGCGAAGAAAGCGAAGGCTGAGGCCGAGCGCAAACACCAA GAGCGTCTGGCCAAGCTGGCCAAAGAGGACGCTGAgcgggagaagaaggagaaggaggaggctcggaggaagaaggagatggtggagcagatggagaaaGCTCGTCTGGAGCCCGTCAACGACTCAGACCTGGTGGACAAGATGTTCGGCTTCCTGGGGACCACCAACTCCTTCCCGGGGCAGGAGGGACAAGCTCCTGCTGGCTTCGAG gacCTGGAGCGAAGCCATcaagagctggaggtggaggatctGGACGAAGCTCTTCCTCTGCCCGAGgacgatgatgaagaagatTTGTCGGAGTACAAGTTCGCCAAGTATGCCGCCACCTACTTCCAGGGCAGCACCACTCACACCTACGTCCGCCGACCTCTCAAACAGCCGCTGCTCTTCCACGACGACGAGGGAGACCAGCTG GCTGCTCTGGCGGTGTGGATCACAGTGCTGAGGTTCATGGGAGATCTGCCGGAGCCCAAGTACCACACGGCCATCAGCGACGGGAGCGAGAAGATCCCGGTCATGACCAAGATCTACGAGACGCTGGGAAAGAAGACGTACAAGAGGGAGCTGCAGGCGctgcagggggagggggag ACGCCTCAGTCCGACGGACACAAGAAGAACAGCGTCCGACACAAACTGGTGTCGCTCACGCTGAAGAAGAAATCCAAGATCACTGAGGAG GTCACCAAGCGCCTGAACGATGGGGAGTATGGTGTCACTGGGAACAGCATGCTGGAGGACCGGCCCACGTCCAACCTGGAGAAGCTTCACTTCATCATCGGGAACGGGATCCTGAGACCAGCGCTGAG ggatgAGATCTACTGTCAGATCTGTAAGCAGCTGAGTCAGAACCCGTCTAAGAGTTCTCACGCTCGAGGCTGGATCCTCATCTCTCTGTGCGTCGGCTGCTTCGCCCCGACAGAGAAGTTTGTCAAG TACCTGAGGAACTTCATCAGCAGCGGTCCACCAGGTTACGCTCCGTACTGCGAGGAGAGGATGAGACGGACGTTCGCTAACGGGACGAGAACACAACCTCCGTCCTGGCTGGAGctgcag GCCACCAAGTCGAAGAAGCCCATCATGCTGCCGGTGACCTTCATGGACGGCACGACCAAGACGCTGCTGACCGACTCGGCCACCACGGCCAAGGAGCTCTGCCTCGCCCTGTCGGACAAGATCGACCTGCGGGACCGCTTCGGCTTCTCCCTGTACATCGCCCTGTTCGACAAG GTGTCCTCTCTCGGCAGTGGGAACGACCATGTGATGGACGCCGTGTCGCAGTGCGAGCAGTACGCCAAGGAGCAGGGAGCCCAGGAGAGGAACGCCCCCTGGAGGCTGTTCTTCAGGAAGGAGATCTTCACGCCCTGGCACTGCCCCAGCGACGACCTGGTCGCCACCAACCTCATCTACCAACAAACCGTGAGGGGCGTCAAGTTCGGAGAATACCGCTGCGACAGG GAGGACCTGGCGGAACTGGCCTCTCAGCAGTACTACGTGGACTACGGCTCAGAGATCCTCATGGAGCGGCTGCTCAGCCTCATCCCCTCCTACATCCCCGACAGAGAGATCAGCCCCTCCAGGACCGTGGAGAAATGGGCCCATTTCATCATGGCTGCCCACAAAAAG GGCGTCTACACCCAGAAGAGGTTCGACCCTCagaaggtgaaggaggaggtggtcgACTTCGCTCGTCACAAGTGGCCCCTGCTCTTCTCTCGATTCTACGAAGCCTTCAAATTCTCAG gTCCCAGTTTGCCTAAAAACGACCTGATCGTGGCCGTCAACTGGACCGGAGTTTATTTTGTAGACGAGCAGGAGCAGGTCCTTTTAGAACTCTCCTTCCCAGAAATCAGTGcagtgtccagcagcag AAAATGCATGTTCATGTCGTTCAGtgtgaataaacacattttattttccagtggAGGAAAGTTGCAGGGTCAGAGTTTCACATTGGCGACCATCAAAGGTGAAGAGTACACGTTCACCTCCAACAACGCAGAGGACATCCGTGACCTGGTGGTGACCTTCCTGGAGGGCCTGAGGAAGAGGTCAAAGTTCGTGGTGGCGCTACAAGACAACCCCAACCCCA ctgGGGAGGAGTCCACGTTCCTCAGCTTCCTGAAGGGAGACCTGATCCTGTTGGACCAGGACACCGGCGAGCAGGTCCTCAACTCTGGTTGGGCGCACGGCGTCAACGAGCGAACCAATCAAAGAGGAGATTTCCCAGCTGACTGCATCTATGTCCTGCCCACCATGACTCGACCGCCGCAGGAAGTAGTG GCGCTGGTGACCATGACACCGGACCAGCGACAGGAGTCGGTTCGTGTGTCACAGCTCGTTCTGCCCGAGAGTGACGACAGAATGAAACCCTACACACTGGAGGAGTTGTCCTACGACTActtcag GCCTCCTCCCAAACACACCCTGAGCAGAGTGATGGTCACTAAGAATCGTGGGAAGGACAAACTGTGGAGCTGCACCAGGGAGCCGCTCAAACTGCCGCTGCTGAAGAAGGTGGTGACCCACGAGGAGCTGAGTCAGGACGCCTGCATGGCCTTCATCG CGGTGATGAAGTACATGGGCGACTACCCGTCCAAACGCACGCGCTCGGTCAACGAGCTGACGGACCAGATCTTTGAGGGAGCGCTGAAGGCCGAACCCCTGAAGGACGAGATCTACTGTCAGATCCTCAAGCAGCTGACTGACAACCACGTCAA GTACAGTGAGGAGAAAGGCTGGGAGCTGCTGTGGTTGTGCACTGGTTTGTTTCCTCCCAGCAACATGCTGCTGCCTCACATCCAGCGCTTCCTGCAGTCGAAGAGACACCACCCGCTGTCTGGAGACTGTATGCAGAGGCTGCACAAAGCTCTACG TAACGGATCCAGGAAGTACCCCCCCCacctggtggaggtggaggcgaTCCAACACAAAACAACGCAGATCTTCCACAAAGTCTATTTCCCCGATGACACAGATGAG GCGTTCGAGGTGGAGTCCAGCACCAAGGCAAAGGACTTCTGTCAGAACATCTCCACCCGGCTGCTGCTCAAAGCTCCTGAAGGCTTCAGCCTCTTCGTCAAGATCTCAGACAAG GTGATCAGTGTTCCAGAGGGAGATTTCTTCTTTGACTTTGTCCGACATTTAACCGACTGGATCAAGAAGTCTCGTCCGGTGAAAGACG GTGTCGTCCCCTCTCTGACCTACCAGGTGTTCTTCATGAAGAAGCTGTGGACCAGCACCGTTCCAGGGAAGGACTCCTTCGCAGACTCCATCTTCCACTACTACCAG GAGCTGCCTAAATACTTGCGTGGCTACCACAAGTGTTCCCGAGAAGAGGTTTTCCAACTGGCAGCGCTCATCTACCGCGTCAAGTTCGAAGACGACAAATCTCACTTTCCTACAATTCCCAAGATGCTTCGGGAGCTGGTTCCCCAGGACCTGATTCGCCAGATGTCCCCGGACGACTGGAAAAGg tctgtgGTGGCGTACTTCAACAAGCAGGCCGGTAAATCCAGGGAAGAGGCCAAACTGATGTTCCTGAAGATCATCTACAAATGGCCGACCTTTGGCTCCGCCTTCTTCGAGGTCAAG CAAACCACAGAACCCAACTTCCCAGAGATCCTGCTGATCGCCATCAACAAGCAGGGAGTCAGTCTCATCGACCCCAAGACCAAG gacatCCTGATCACACACCCCTTCACCAAGATCTCCAACTGGAGCAGTGGGAACACCTACTTCCACATCACCATCGGAAACCTGGTCAGAGGAAGCAAACTGCTGTGTGAGACCTCACTG GGTTACAAGATGGACGACCTATTGACCTCTTACATCAGTCAGATGCTGAGCACCATGAACAAGCAGCGCTCTGGGCGGGGCCAGAGCAAGTGA